The DNA sequence TGCGTCTGATAATAGAAACTCTCCAAATTGTTCTAATTAAACTTTTCTAGAGTGCATCATTTGTggtccataatttttttttactgccagATCTTCTACGCTTCCTTGTCTACACTGTGCTTCCAGGCTCCATTTCCCTGTCTCATTCATCAGGAAACTCCTATTAATGCCTGATATTATGGATTGAATGGCAGccctctaaaattcatatgttgactAATAGTGACTCAGAATGTgtgtttggaaatagggcctcTATAGAAGTGATtaagttaaggggcacctgggtggctcagtaggctaagggtccaactcttggtttcagctcaggtcatgaacttgggACCCTGGGGATAAAGCCTCTTGGGCTCTGTGATCAGcatggcatctgcttgagattctctctctcaccatctGCTCCCTCCCaatcatgctgtctctctctttctctctaaaataaataaataaataaataaatatatttttttaaagtgattaagttaaaatgagatggttagggtgagccctaatccaatctgatcCAAGTcttcataaaaagaagaaatggaaatttagacTCACAAGGAGGTACCAGGTTTACTTGTGCACAGAAAAGATCGTGTGAGGAGAAAGCAAGAGTGTGGCCGCCTACAAGCaaaggaaagaggcctcagaacAAATCAACCTTaacagcaccttgatcttggcctttcagcctccagaactgtgagaaaacaaatttctgttgtttcagccaacCAGTCTGGTATTTCGTTATGACAACACTAGCAAGTGAATAGGCTTGGTTACCAACACTAGAGCTTTTCTGTGTGGGTACAGCTTCATGTTTTATATGTAAAAGACTTAAAATTAGGAAATGAGAGACATTATGATGAGCTATTCTCCAAGTTGTCATGAATTCATACATAAAGCTGAACAAGcaaagaaacacaaacattcaTAGGACTTTAATGGCTGTTTATTGCTTCACCCAGTACAGATTTGCACAATGAATCTTCTCATGGGTATAAAAGCTTTTTgaatctgtctctctgtctctctatctatatctatctacatCTCTATTTTTGTCTTCATACCACTGCTGTTCTTTAGCCCTTGATCATTCTAATTGTTGAGGAAATACTCCACTGAAAGCTCACTGTGACTCTGAGATATTGGTGATTTCCTGTATCTGTTcccaaaaaaaatctttgtatcacagcaaacaaaacaaaatgaaaactgctCTCGCTCACCCTTCTCAGAATCCCAGGAATTTTAGACTGTTCCCAGGTGGCAGACATAGCAGTTTTCCCAAATATACCCACCTTATTTACTTTAAGCACATATTCAAATACATTAGTGCCAACTTAAAAAACAATTGCTGTCAAGTGTTTCCACATTatccaggattttatttttttgcttatttttgttatttctgagAGTCTAGGCTAATAATGatgatatggaaataacctagaAAAAAGATACAGTCATGTCTCccaagtattttcatttaaaaaatggtgccCTGTCTAACATTTTCTTCAGAGCATCTTTAACATCTTTATTTCTTAAGCTATAGATCAAGGGATTCAACAATGGTATCACCACAGTGTAGAACACCGACACCACTTTATCCCTTTCCAGGGCATAGCTGGTACTTGGTCGGGAGTAAATGAAGAGAATAGAGCCATAGTACAAGGTGACAGCCGTCAGGTGAGAGCCACAGGTGGAGACAGCCTTGAGGCGGCCTTGGGTGGAGCGGATCTTCAAGATGGCAGCAATGATGAAGAGGTAGGAGGCAAGGATGAGCACAGTGGGAGCAATGACATTGGAGGCCAGTATGAAATAGAGCACAGCCTGGTAGCTCTCCTTCACATCACAGGCCAGCTTGACAAGGGGGGGCAGATCACAGAAGTAGTCGTCAATGACATTGCTCCCACAGAAGCTCAAGGTAAATGTCTCGCTGGTAATGATGGTTGAGTTAAGAAAGCCACCAAGGTATGAAGCTGCAACGAGACTTGCACATAACCTTGAGGACATTGCCTGCGAATAAAGCAGAGGGTTggagatggccacatagcggtcataagCCATGGAGGCCAACAGGTAACATTCACTGTATGCCAGCCCAGCAGAGAAGAAGAACTGAGCTAGGCAGCCAGCAAAGGAGATGCTTTTGTCTTCTGAGATGCAGGTTATAAGAATTTGGGGAGCATAGACAGAAGAGTACCAGAGATCCAGGAATGAAAGATTCCCAATGAAGAAGTACATGGCTGTGTGGAGCCGAGAATCAGCACAGATCAGAGAAATCAGGGTGATGTTCCCTGAGAGACTGGCAACATAGATGATGAGGAAAATGACAAAGAGTACTCTCTGTAACCACAAGTCTGCTGTAAACCCTAAAAGTATAAACTCTTTCACTTTGGTGAAATTTTTCTCATCCATCAATGTTGGATTTCTATGGTCCTTTTCtgtgaaaagattaataaatatgTCAGTATATCAGTATATCAACTTCCCCTATCATTTGCCATGTTAGATAATGGAAATACCCAACTGACACATGTATGTTGTTCATTGTGAAACAGGTTCATGCCATAGTGGATACCACTCTTTTCAGACAACTGAGAAGTCAGTTCTATGTTGTGGGAGATCAGTTATCATGCACATGACATTGTGTGTGTCACcatattttttgtctttgagtatggctgacacacaatgttacattattttcgggtgtgcaacacagtgattcaacaagtttatacagaATGCTGTCCTCACCAccaatgtagctaccatctgtcaccatacaacactattaaaaTACCACTTACAATACTCACTATGCTCTACCTTTTATTCCCTGTCACCATATATTTTTCAActaatttttcctccttttccggAGAGGGTGATGGAGTTATCTTTTCTCTTTGCACTTGCAGGAGCACCTTGTGAAAGATATGAAAAAGGAAGCTTGAAGGAGTGCTCTGGGTTCTCTGCTGGTCATTGACTCCTTTTGTCTTTACTAGAGAATTACACGAAGAAGCACACTTGTATTGTTCTAATCATATTTTGGAATACCCTTGGAAATGCATGTACTATAATTTCTTTGAGAgcaataattacattttattccattttttatccACAAAACCAAGAACACAGCTATGCATAAAGTAAAAACCGTGTGACTTGAATAATAGTTTTCCTTTGATAATAGGAATGGGAGCCATTGCTACCTGTATGGCGCTCAAATGGATGccgaaaggaagaaaaatgttaacCAATGGATAATTGTGTTCATGATGTGGCTGAATTTCCTGTAaagagttaaaacaaaacaaaataccaaactGGCCATACGGAGTGGTTTGGAGCAATACAGTAAGCTGAATATGGCCTGCAAAGATATCCAGGTTCTCGTTCTTGGAACCTGAGAATATTACTTTATATGAGAAAAGACTCATGAAGTTCAAAATTAAGAATCTTGAGTTGGGGAGATTATCAGAGTGGGCCCTTAATGCCATCACAAATACCCTTataggaaggaggcagagggagatttgactACAGACTGAGGGCTAAATGTCCAAAATCAAGGCATCCGTAGaaccatgctctctctgaagtcTCTAAGGAAGAATAGTTTATTACCTCTTCTTGTTCCTTGGGGTTGCAATCTCTTGTGCTCCATAGCTTGCGGAAGCTGACAATACCACCAATCTCTGCTTGTCTGCTTATTTTAGGAGGAGGGGCAATGTGGCCATAGAAGCGGAGACTGGAGTGATAGAACCAAGGGACTGCCAGCACCACCAGGCCTGCGGAGCAAAGACTGGCTTCTCCAATGGAGCGTCTGGGTGGAGAGtagccctgtcaacaccttgattttggcccagtgatattgagtttggacttctgacctccagaactgtgagaaaatcaatttgtgttgttttgtgcCACCAAGCTGATGATGATTTGTTAATACAGGAAGTTGTGGAATTCAACCTCTGACAGTCTTCTCTCCTTCCGAGGCAGACACAGGAGCCAGGTGTGTTACTAGCAATGTGGGAAGCACCATCTCCGTTTGTCTGTGTTAAAACCCCAGGATGCCTACTACTCCAGCACAGCACAATGAAAAAAGAGCGAACTTATCACGGTTAGGGTTCTGAACTAATATTTCTGCTTTAGATCCAaggctttaaaaatcttttatgcttgagggacgcctgggtggctcagttggttaaatgtctgccttcagctcaggtcatgatcccagggtcctggaatcaacactccattgggctccctgctcagcagggagcctgcttctccctctcccccatggctcatgttctctctctcactctctctctctctctcaaataaataaataaaatcttttaaaaaataaaaaataaaaatctgttatgcttgaggggaaaaaaacttaaTTTTGCTCAGATGCTATGTGATGGACTTAAAACTATTGTCTCACCTACTTTCCTTAGTTCAGTGGGCTTCAAGAGATCACAGATGTGAGTAAGCACTTTGAAAACTGGAAGTTAAAAGTGTGGACTGCATTCTCTATGACTTCACAATTTCTTCACCTCGGTAATGTGTCTTCAGATATATTTGCTTTACCTCCCAAGGACTTCCAACTGTACCTAGGCTATGACTCCTTAGAGTTTCACATGTGGCCATCCAGAAGCCTCCCCTTCTTCGATATGAGGCTTTTACACAAGCTGGGAAATTGCTGGACTTGACTGCAGAATTATATTGGGAATGAACATTGCAAGAGACATTTCTTCCTCAATCTTTCCTGTTTGCTTCTTcagttattaaaatagaaaataaacagacaTGTCAATGTGTACATATGTGAATCTGTATGTCAATACTTCTACAAATTAACAAAGGGTTGAAGGTGTCTAAGGTGAGACATAAGACACAGGTAAATaacttaaataagaaaatgtgaaaaggaaATGCCAGACCAGGACGTAAAATAGAGGCAAG is a window from the Ursus arctos isolate Adak ecotype North America unplaced genomic scaffold, UrsArc2.0 scaffold_23, whole genome shotgun sequence genome containing:
- the LOC113246507 gene encoding olfactory receptor 1013; this encodes MDEKNFTKVKEFILLGFTADLWLQRVLFVIFLIIYVASLSGNITLISLICADSRLHTAMYFFIGNLSFLDLWYSSVYAPQILITCISEDKSISFAGCLAQFFFSAGLAYSECYLLASMAYDRYVAISNPLLYSQAMSSRLCASLVAASYLGGFLNSTIITSETFTLSFCGSNVIDDYFCDLPPLVKLACDVKESYQAVLYFILASNVIAPTVLILASYLFIIAAILKIRSTQGRLKAVSTCGSHLTAVTLYYGSILFIYSRPSTSYALERDKVVSVFYTVVIPLLNPLIYSLRNKDVKDALKKMLDRAPFFK